From Xyrauchen texanus isolate HMW12.3.18 chromosome 9, RBS_HiC_50CHRs, whole genome shotgun sequence, the proteins below share one genomic window:
- the cib3 gene encoding calcium and integrin-binding family member 3 isoform X2 yields MGNKQTIFTSQQLDAYQDNPFRQRIAEVFSEDGEGNMTLDDFLDMFSVLSEMAPRDLKAYYAFKIYDFNNDDFICKSDLEKTLNKLTRNELTEDEVRIVCEKVIDEADLDNDGRLSLEDFQHMIVRAPDFLSTFHIRI; encoded by the exons ATGGGGAACAAACAGACCATCTTTACATCGCAACAACTGGACGCGTATCAG GATAATCCATTTAGGCAAAGGATTGCTGAGGTCTTCTCAGAAGATGGAGAAGGTAACATGACTTTGGATGACTTCTTGGACATGTTTTCGGTACTGAGTGAAATGGCTCCCAGAGACCTGAAGGCCTACTATGCTTTTAAGATCTATG ACTTCAACAATGACGACTTCATCTGTAAATCAGATCTGGAGAAAACGTTGAATAAACTGACTCGTAATGAACTGACAGAAGATGAAGTGCGGATAGTGTGTGAGAAGGTCATTGATGAAGCTGATCTGGATAATGACGGTCGTTTGTCTTTAGAGGATTTCCAACATATGATCGTGAGAGCGCCAGACTTCCTCAG CACCTTTCATATCAGGATATGA
- the cib3 gene encoding calcium and integrin-binding family member 3 isoform X1 — MGNKQTIFTSQQLDAYQDCTYFTRKEILRLFHRYHDLAPQLVPLDYTNQPDVRLPYELIGSMPELKDNPFRQRIAEVFSEDGEGNMTLDDFLDMFSVLSEMAPRDLKAYYAFKIYDFNNDDFICKSDLEKTLNKLTRNELTEDEVRIVCEKVIDEADLDNDGRLSLEDFQHMIVRAPDFLSTFHIRI, encoded by the exons ATGGGGAACAAACAGACCATCTTTACATCGCAACAACTGGACGCGTATCAG GACTGCACCTATTTCACCAGAAAAGAAATTTTGAG ACTCTTTCATCGGTATCATGATTTAGCGCCGCAGCTCGTCCCACTGGACTACACCAACCAACCTGACGTGCGTCTGCCGTACGAGCTGATTGGCAGCATGCCCGAGCTGAAG GATAATCCATTTAGGCAAAGGATTGCTGAGGTCTTCTCAGAAGATGGAGAAGGTAACATGACTTTGGATGACTTCTTGGACATGTTTTCGGTACTGAGTGAAATGGCTCCCAGAGACCTGAAGGCCTACTATGCTTTTAAGATCTATG ACTTCAACAATGACGACTTCATCTGTAAATCAGATCTGGAGAAAACGTTGAATAAACTGACTCGTAATGAACTGACAGAAGATGAAGTGCGGATAGTGTGTGAGAAGGTCATTGATGAAGCTGATCTGGATAATGACGGTCGTTTGTCTTTAGAGGATTTCCAACATATGATCGTGAGAGCGCCAGACTTCCTCAG CACCTTTCATATCAGGATATGA
- the rab8a gene encoding ras-related protein Rab-8A, whose translation MAKTYDYLFKLLLIGDSGVGKTCVLFRFSEDAFNSTFISTIGIDFKIRTIELDGKKIKLQIWDTAGQERFRTITTAYYRGAMGIMLVYDITNEKSFDNIKNWIRNIEEHASADVEKMILGNKCDINEKRQVSKDRGEKLALEYGIKFMETSAKSNINVENAFLTLARDIKAKMDMKLEGNNPQGSNHGVKITTEQQKKSSFFRCVLL comes from the exons ATGGCGAAGACTTACGACTATTTGTTTAAACTGCTGTTAATCGGAGATTCGGGCGTCGGGAAGACCTGCGTGTTGTTCAGATTTTCGGAGGATGCCTTTAACTCGACTTTCATTTCGACGATAG GTATCGATTTCAAGATCAGGACAATAGAACTAGATGGCAAGAAGATCAAGTTACAGATATG GGACACAGCTGGACAGGAGCGTTTCAGAACCATCACAACGGCGTATTACAGAGGTGCAATG GGTATCATGCTGGTTTATGATATTACCAATGAGAAATCCTTTGACAACATCAAGAACTGGATCCGGAACATAGAGGAG CATGCATCAGCAGATGTAGAGAAAATGATTTTAGGGAACAAATGTGACATCAACGAGAAGAGGCAGGTGTCCAAAGACAGAGGGGAGAAG CTGGCGTTAGAATACGGCATCAAGTTCATGGAGACGAGTGCGAAGTCTAATATCAACGTCGAAAAC GCATTCTTAACGCTCGCCAGAGACATAAAAGCAAAGATGGACATGAAATTG GAGGGTAACAATCCTCAGGGCAGCAATCATGGAGTGAAAATTACCACTGAACAGCAGAAAAAAAGCAGCTTCTTTCGCTGTGTGCTATTGTGA